The Topomyia yanbarensis strain Yona2022 chromosome 3, ASM3024719v1, whole genome shotgun sequence nucleotide sequence gctaataactcggccGTTTATCCGTTTGTTccttaactcttagcataatatgcaagtcgaaatcaaaatttttcgatatatcctgaaacaatattgaaaacttTTATGATGACgccataataatcgaaagagatgATTATgatgccccaccttaccctataaaattaaaaatttacagatgaaaataaaagcaTCATCATTTCACACTCGTTCCGTCTGGCGGGCGGCATCCAGCGTTAGATCATCTAATCCCTATAGTATTTATAAACAATTTTCTACACTTATCcagaccaacaaaatcgttcgcAAAAgctaaaaaactaaaaatttataACTAATTGTGATCGGTACAGAATAGTGGTGAGCACAATGTTGCGAAAataaatacactctacggagtatATACATAAAaatggtatatttccacccagtgctaaattgttaccctcgCAGGTTACACATGTGAGTTGGAATCCACGAAAATTCATTCAAGATTCCGAACCGTTTCCAGAATGGCTTTCACCGGAAGATTGCAGTCTTTTGCTAATATGACTGACtttattatgttcaatttctttAGAGAGCATTGACTTattgaattttaatatttttttccgttttttgTCACAGTGTGAATTGGAATATGCACATCCAGATTTTTCCGGTTTAGATTGGTGAgctctatttatttattattattttcaatGCACCTGCGCATTGAATTGTACCAAATTTGGAATACTTGTTCTACATTCCGAGTTTGTCGAAAAAGGTAAATACAGCCTAAGTAATGTTGCTTTCCAGAGCATCGATGATTTATTCAGAGTCAATCCAATTTATTACCGTCAGCGGAAAATTGATACCATCGCATTAGCCGTGCTATCAACGAGCCCGGAAGGTGTTTATAATCCGGTGTTCAAGTGTACAAGTTGTTGGTGTTCAAAACTATGCTCCGCTTTGCATAAACATAGCTGGCGGCGCGCGCCCAAAACAAGCAACCGCCACTTTACTGATTTATGCCCCCTGCCATCAGCCACCACTTATGTTGTTGATGCTGATCGAGCTCTTCAGTGAATATGTAGGCATCGTTCTCCTCCCACGGTTGCGCGCGCACTTTCCGAAACATAAACAGCCACTTTTTTCCGCGGTTGCATCGGTTTTGAGGGCGGTGGACAGAAGTGTAGCACCAATTGCTGTTCGATGATggagaaaagaaaaacaaacaagTGCTACTTTACTTGCGCGGTTTGCCCCACCTCAGACCCAGGAGGAGAAGCTGCCGTTGTGGGAAGGATCGCATCTTGGCCGGAGAGGTGCCTATATTTGAGTAGCGCACTCGCAGAAGCATAAATAATACCCTATTGCGGCTGCCATGCCGCACCACAGTCAGTGGACGCATCGATATGAATGGTAGGCCTCGAACCTGCAACTAAGAGTGCGTTGATTTGCGGTTGCTACACGGTGTTCAAACAGACTTTACTGGCACGTAGCTCGTAAATTACGGCCAAGTGGCTGCGGCGCAAGTGCCCATGCTTGGATCTTGTAGAGGTTGCGGATCGTCACAGCTATTGTCGTCGAGTCGAGAGGGGCTGACGAAGGGTACTCCAGATGCACCTTCGATCGTTCGTTGTGGTACACACGCGCCAAATGGTGGTAGTTAGTTGTGGTAGGGGCAATCGGGGTAAACTCCGTATTTCTTGCATAAATTGTTACAATATTCAGGAATTGTCTGGGGGAATGCCCGTCTAAATGGAGCGATAAATTTCTTAAGAATGGGGGTCATCGTTTAGCATTTTTGTATTGAAATTTTATAGCTATGAGTTATTTGTATCCGCTTTGCTATTACCCATGCTCTGTTTAATGTTTAGTTGGCTGTTTGGCTTTTCTGGGACTAACCTCAATGTTTGTTCTAATCTGTTCTAAACTGTTGTATtaaattcatatttttcattttcaggATCTCGCTCGGAACCACGAACGATCATTTCAAACTCGAACGTGCGCAAAGAGGCACAGAATCTATCAGCGGAAGCACTCCGCAAAGAAGCCGAATTCGTTCTCGCTCAGGCGGATCGTTTCGACCGAGTTCGCTCGAAAAGTGACAATATCAACGGAAAGGACAATAGGTTCAATTCCCTACCTTCGCGAAAATCCCGAGCGAAAGCCACCCTTACACGAAGTTCCAGTGACGCATCGTCGAAAAAACCTCAGAAAAACCTACTCAGTCTATTTAACAAGAGCAAACCAGACGGAGCAACATCATCGTCGGATGAAAAGCCTCGAGTTACCATCAGCCGCAGTAAAAGTGATGTAGGTCAAGTTCGTCCGGTGAGAGCACGAAGGACACCAAGACGAAACACGCAAGAGCTGAAACATGATCCATTAACACCGATCATCGAAGCATCCCCCGCGGAGTACACAAAAAACGTAGATCCGTTGACAGCGTATACCCAGCAGACCAACGGCTGTCAAACCAGGGAAGTTCCGGATATATTCCAAACCCATACCGCCTCGAAGCCAGTAATGGAAACGATCGCACTGTTGCGCCAAAACTCCAAATCTCAGGAAAGACTACACTGCTCCCAGTTACCACCGGAAAAACCCAACCTCACCAAGGGAGTCACAGTTGAAAACATCGTTAAACGACTCTCCAGCGAACGCCACACATCACCTCCTCCAGCGCAAATCGTTCGCGACGGGTTTTCCTACACTCGACCCGGTGAACCCATCGTCTACGCACAGGTCGTTTGCAGCAATGAAGGCAAGGATAAGCACACCGTTCGTAACCAATACATAGCTAACGCCAGCGAAGAAGAGATCAAAGCATCTAGTCCATACGATCACGACAGAATGACCACCAAGGAGTACCTCACCATGAAACGTCCCAGTCCACCGCTTCCCAAGTACACTCTAGACGAGACGGATAACTTTCCTCGAACGAAGTTCAAAACGTACAACAGCGATGAAGACGAAGGTCTTGGAATCGATTACAGCAAACGCTTCTCGACCAGCTATCTCAAAACATTGACTACCGATTCGGTCACCAATTCGGACGAAGATCGCATTACTCCGACCGTCAAGTACGCTCCACCGGAACGTCCTCTTTACAATCATAGCTTCAGTGCAAACTATCGTGGTCAGGCAGATGGGAAGGAGTACCTGCCAGAGTTTCACGAACTCAGCCAACGTCGGGAGATCTTGGAGTCGAGGATCCGCAACCGAATTGGATCCAGGGAGTTATTGAATAAGCGATCGCCTGAGCGGGCCTTTGGCGTAGAGACGGGCGGTTCGCGATACGAAAGTTACCACAGCAATGCGCTGAGAAGAAGCGTTGATCGAATGGCAAGCGTGTCGCCGATTCGGAGAAGAACGGTTTCTCCACCTCCGGTCGAGGAAGAACTGATCGAACGGAAAAATGCCAGGAACGGTTACGTGGAGTCATTCGTAACGAAAACGGTTATAAATCGGGACGGAAAACCGTACACGGAAGAGTTTGTGGAACGATTCAAGTACCCTAGCAAAAATGTGGAAGACGTTCGAACGGTAAGGACTACGTTCGATCGGGAGGGGTCCGTAGAGCGAAAAGAGGTGCAGAACTTTACTCGTAACTTGAAAGATACGGGGTATTCAAGGCAGTTGATCGATAAAGGGGATTCCGGAATTGAGAACGATTTCAGGAAGGATTCATTCATCAATGAGTTTCCAACTGGGTAAGTTCTTACGTGATGATCAGTTCGGGAATGATTTCAAATCTTCCTTTTATTTCCagcaaaaagtatactttgtcaCAGAACATTCTAGCTTGCGAAAGTTTCTTACGAAATGAACGAGTTCACACTAACAGTTGTCTTCGGAAACCAAGAAGGATGTATTCTTATAGAGAACGAAGCATTGATGACGGCAGTCGTTTCGATCCACGGCTGGATGAGTACTCCGGAGATCGCACCAAGGTGCTGAAGTCTTCGTTGAAACAGGAGAAAAAGACGGGAGGGTTAGCGAAGGTAATTCTAAACGAGCCTATCATGATTTAATAAATACGAGATCCAAATTGTAGGTAAAGGAATTCATGAGTTCCACGAAAAAGAAAATACTGGGAGATTCGGAGAAGAAAGGTTCTAGACAAAGCAGCATCCGCAGTGAGGATAGAATGCGATACGAGGAGCAACATCATTCAAAGGTTGAAGGTTTCATCGTTCGTAGCTGCAAACAGTCTCATCCTATTGAGTTTTTTCCTCCAGGTTCCCGACATAGCCAATCGACGTCGACTGTCAACTCCCAAATCCAGTCCTTCGACGACGAAGCGTTCGCTTTCCTTCAAGGGAACAAAAGGTAGCGAAGTAACGAAGTCCTCTCGATCCGATTGGTTCAAGTCGTTCGATAGATTGTCCCGAAAAAAATCAGATTCTAAATCACAGCTCGGTAGCGATGTGAAATCGTCCAGTGGGATCAAGCAGCAGAAGAATCTACGGTTTTTTGGCGATACCGATACGGAATACGTTGATCAGGTGCCACGTAACGCTAGTCGGTAAGTTCATGATATGTAATTCAGATAGAGCGTGCCTTCTGACTTTTTCGTTTACCAACAGCTCGAAGTCTTCACTGTCGAAGGTTGACAAACGATATCAGAGTGCTTACGGTTTGGAAGCGACACCAAAGATTCGAGAGAGTCGAAATCGATCGACGTCGATGTTAAACTTGGATGAGGATGATCGTCAAATCGATTACAAAGTTGTGCATTTTTCCATTTATTTTATATAACCTGTTTTCAACATACGCCTCATTTTCAGCGAAAAGATCTCTACGATATTTCCGAGAATTCGACGAGCTACCGGATGCGATCACCAACACCGGCCTATCCGCCTAAGCGACATCACAGTATCCACCGGGACTACACTCCGGACCGATCGACCAGTCGTAAAAGCTACAGTCGATCACGTGAGAACAGCGTTGATCATTCAGAATCAGAGCGTTACCAGCGATCGAGTCGCAGTCGGAACGAACAGCATAGTAACAAACCTCCGGCGGGACCGCAGAAGCCTGCTCGATCTTTCGAACGGAGAGGAAGCTTGACCAGGTGAGTTGATGAATCCGAACACTCGAACAAGACTAACAATTTTCGGAACAATTGTAGGGAATTCGATCGCGTTCACGACAGCTCCGGTACCGAGGGCGAATCTAGTCAACAAAGCCAACGTAGCGTGGTGTTTCTACATGCCACAACGGGTATGTCCAGCGGCCCTCCAGTGTTAGTAAGAAAACTTTTAACCAATACTATTCTTCTAGTTGGTGACATCCCGCATCCTCACATAGCAAACGCTCACCGCTTGGCATATTCACGGGAGTCGTTGAACAACCCGAAAAAGCTTCAACCGATGTCACGTACCGTCTCCCGTTCGATATCAGTGCTGGCACCGTGGAAACCGAAACATATCCGCGAAGGTTACGAAATCAACTATCACAACgaccagcaacagcagcagccggTGACGAAACCGATCTCAACCCTCCCGCGACCGATGAAGAATCGTTCCCAAAGTCAATCCACGCTGAATCGGAGCAAACCCAAAAATCGGCGTAGTCACACCGGATCGAAGGACGATTTGGATTCGGACAAGAGCTCCTCGTTCGACAGTTCACGAAACCCGAGGTCTTCCGGGGGAGGCCATCAAACGCACTCGTTGCCACGAAGACCACGGGATGGGCCGAACTCGCTGGCAGCACAATCCGGTAGCTCGAGAACTAATACCCTCCAGAAACAGCGGAGAATTTAACCTCACCACACACACATGGATTGGATAAGTTAGTGAAATGTGGAACCCCAATAACCCCAGGAATAACTGTAACCTCTCGTAGACTCACCTGATTTATATTTGTTTTCTATTTATTCGTGCCTGCGAACACAATaaatttgtgtgatttgtgttttgGAGCTTGAGCTTACCACTTTTTAAAAGCAGATGGAAAACTTGTCATTAAAATTTAACGATTGTTTATTGGAAAAGATTTCATTTGTGAAGAGATAAATGTACTAAACCGTAATCACAGTCGAATAAAGAACGCGAAGTTTCAAAAGTTTGTTGCCTTCGTGAATATTCTTAGCAGAAATTCCTTTTTTCGAAATATGTCCCGTTCCACATAGGGGTCATTCGTGTATCACGTGGACGTAAAAGCTCCCTCAAACCGATATTCACGTGAACTTTTCCGAAtctttttttgattttctagGAAAATGTAAACACGACATTGTTCGATACTATCGGTCTTGCTTGACAATAGTTTTATCGACATGTGGTACCGGAACTTAGACGgttaaaggctagtttacagttcgggaaacGGGTCACGGGATTTATGTCGGAATTTTATCAGGGAAATTTTTCCGCCGatatctctccaaactgtcaaaacaAAAGTTCTGTTGCTTCCAAAAAACACCAAcagtaggtttgttccagtacgtggaagttactccctgttgctccggagccaAAAATTCTTgttccttttcactccggtttgccaccaga carries:
- the LOC131688775 gene encoding serine/arginine repetitive matrix protein 1 codes for the protein MTDVASPIASTLPHQIPNGSSSNNNNINLTPSGNSGPRSVSFNRDVHVKRIGSRSEPRTIISNSNVRKEAQNLSAEALRKEAEFVLAQADRFDRVRSKSDNINGKDNRFNSLPSRKSRAKATLTRSSSDASSKKPQKNLLSLFNKSKPDGATSSSDEKPRVTISRSKSDVGQVRPVRARRTPRRNTQELKHDPLTPIIEASPAEYTKNVDPLTAYTQQTNGCQTREVPDIFQTHTASKPVMETIALLRQNSKSQERLHCSQLPPEKPNLTKGVTVENIVKRLSSERHTSPPPAQIVRDGFSYTRPGEPIVYAQVVCSNEGKDKHTVRNQYIANASEEEIKASSPYDHDRMTTKEYLTMKRPSPPLPKYTLDETDNFPRTKFKTYNSDEDEGLGIDYSKRFSTSYLKTLTTDSVTNSDEDRITPTVKYAPPERPLYNHSFSANYRGQADGKEYLPEFHELSQRREILESRIRNRIGSRELLNKRSPERAFGVETGGSRYESYHSNALRRSVDRMASVSPIRRRTVSPPPVEEELIERKNARNGYVESFVTKTVINRDGKPYTEEFVERFKYPSKNVEDVRTVRTTFDREGSVERKEVQNFTRNLKDTGYSRQLIDKGDSGIENDFRKDSFINEFPTGKKYTLSQNILACESFLRNERVHTNSCLRKPRRMYSYRERSIDDGSRFDPRLDEYSGDRTKVLKSSLKQEKKTGGLAKVKEFMSSTKKKILGDSEKKGSRQSSIRSEDRMRYEEQHHSKVPDIANRRRLSTPKSSPSTTKRSLSFKGTKGSEVTKSSRSDWFKSFDRLSRKKSDSKSQLGSDVKSSSGIKQQKNLRFFGDTDTEYVDQVPRNASRSKSSLSKVDKRYQSAYGLEATPKIRESRNRSTSMLNLDEDDRQIDYKRKDLYDISENSTSYRMRSPTPAYPPKRHHSIHRDYTPDRSTSRKSYSRSRENSVDHSESERYQRSSRSRNEQHSNKPPAGPQKPARSFERRGSLTREFDRVHDSSGTEGESSQQSQRSVVFLHATTVGDIPHPHIANAHRLAYSRESLNNPKKLQPMSRTVSRSISVLAPWKPKHIREGYEINYHNDQQQQQPVTKPISTLPRPMKNRSQSQSTLNRSKPKNRRSHTGSKDDLDSDKSSSFDSSRNPRSSGGGHQTHSLPRRPRDGPNSLAAQSGSSRTNTLQKQRRI